A window of the Lagopus muta isolate bLagMut1 chromosome 1, bLagMut1 primary, whole genome shotgun sequence genome harbors these coding sequences:
- the LOC125700062 gene encoding carbonyl reductase [NADPH] 1-like, with translation MSSVPVAVVTGSNKGIGFSIVRDMCKQFKGDVYLTARDPGRGQEAVAKLQEEGLHPLFHQLDIDDLQSIRALRDFLKEKYGGLNVLVNNAGIAFKVNDSTPFAVQAEVTLKTNFFGTRNICTELLPLMKPYGRVVNVSSMQSISALAGCSQELQKKFRSDTITEDELVELMTKFVEDTKKSVHAKEGWPNTAYGVSKIGVTVLSRIQARMLNEKRKDDHILLNACCPGWVRTDMAGPKAPKSPEEGAETPVYLALLPSDADGPHGQFVSDKTVRAW, from the exons ATGTCCAGTGTGCCTGTGGCTGTGGTGACCGGCTCCAACAAAGGGATTGGATTCTCAATTGTGCGAGATATGTGCAAGCAGTTCAAGGGGGATGTGTACCTTACTGCCCGAGACCCTGGCCGTGGTCAGGAAGCAGTGGCAAAGCTCCAGGAGGAAGGGCTGCATCCACTCTTCCACCAGCTGGATATTGATGATCTGCAAAGCATTAGAGCCTTGCGGGACTTCCTAAAGGAGAAGTATGGAGGTCTGAATGTGTTAGTTAACAATGCAGGGATTGCTTTTAAAG ttaatgaCAGTACTCCATTTGCTGTCCAAGCAGAGGTTACACTTAAGACAAACTTTTTTGGAACCAGGAATATTTGCACAGAATTGTTGCCTCTTATGAAGCCCTATG GTAGAGTGGTGAATGTCTCTAGCATGCAAAGTATCTCAGCTCTGGCAGGCTGTAGCCAAGAATTGCAGAAGAAGTTCCGCAGCGACACAATCACTGAGGATGAGTTAGTGGAGCTCATGACGAAGTTTGTGGAAGATACTAAGAAAAGCGTGCATGCGAAAGAAGGTTGGCCAAATACTGCTTATGGGGTATCCAAAATTGGTGTCACAGTCTTGTCCAGGATTCAAGCCCGGATgttaaatgagaaaagaaaagatgaccACATCCTTCTTAATGCCTGCTGTCCTGGATGGGTGAGAACAGACATGGCAGGTCCAAAGGCCCCTAAATCACcagaggaaggagctgagaCACCTGTTTACTTAGCCCTTCTGCCTTCTGATGCTGATGGTCCTCACGGCCAGTTTGTTAGTGACAAAACTGTTCGAGCCTGGTAA